The DNA segment TGACCTTCCGTTCGGAAATGTTTCTCACGATTCCTTGAAGACAGCCGTTTTCCAAAACCCGAGCGTTGATTTCAACGGGAACGATACTTCCGTCTTTGCGAACCAATTTTCGTTCGGTCAACATCGCTTTACCCGACCGAAGGTCCTCCACTCGCAAAGGATGTTTTTTCAGATCTTCGGGCTCGATCACTTCCCAGAGATGGAATTTTAAAAATTCTTCTTTAGAATGTCCTAATAGAGTGCATCCGCTCGGGTTGATTTCCAAATATTTTCATTCTTGATCGGTAAGAAAGATCGCGTCCGAAGCCTGTTCCACCAAGGAACGATAACGAGCTTCCCTTTCGGTTTTCAGATCCTCGATTCGTTTTCTTTCGATCGCGATTCCTGCGATATGCGCTAACGAATGGATTAATTTTAAATCCAAGTGATTCGGTTTTTTAGGTTCGTAATAATAAAGCGCGAAGGTTCCCAACACCTGATCGTTCGCGGATAAAATCGGATGAGACCAACAAGCACGGATATGAAAACTATCTGCAACTTCCCGATACTGATTCCAAAGAGGATCGATTTCAATGTTTTCGGTGATGACCAATTTTTTAAAGTAGGCCGCTGTACCGCAGGATCCTTCCTCGGGACCTATTTTTTTCCGTCTATAAAATCGCAGTATTCTTTAGGCAAGGACGGAGCAGCAGAATGCCTTAGCGTTACGCCGTCCTGATCTAACAATAGAATGCTCGCGTGGATTTCCGGTTTGTATTTTTCGATCGCAGAGGTTAGGGTGAGTAGGATTTCAGAAAGAGTTTGTCCCGCCGAAAGTTCTTCGAATACCTGAAAGAGTCTGTTTAGGAGAAGGTCTACCTTTCCACCGTTATCGGAATTTCGAAAAAGAAACCATTTCCTAACTTTGAAACCTTTTCTGAAATTCGTTTTCAAAACGTTCAA comes from the Leptospira sp. WS92.C1 genome and includes:
- a CDS encoding GAF domain-containing protein translates to MVITENIEIDPLWNQYREVADSFHIRACWSHPILSANDQVLGTFALYYYEPKKPNHLDLKLIHSLAHIAGIAIERKRIEDLKTEREARYRSLVEQASDAIFLTDQE